Proteins encoded within one genomic window of Papio anubis isolate 15944 chromosome X, Panubis1.0, whole genome shotgun sequence:
- the RTL5 gene encoding retrotransposon Gag-like protein 5, with translation MSEAAGNLNSLRMANVALREELNALRGENANLGLQLGRALAEVNSLRGNVSSYIRWPVPIVPVLAEENLEFALSEIEAIPGGELPFLCRPPPRAEPDCISDDLLINVIQDRSTPDGPADPPLLPIPPPPALPPPASKEPPPQPPLPPLEWPEIEPFSGDPVYLAEFLMQLETFIADHEDHFPGGAERVAFLISFFTGEAKDWAISVTREGSPLHANFPRFLDEIRKEFCGPIPPRVAKKAIRKLKQGHCTLGSYADAFQFLAQFLSWDDCHLQNQFLKGLSEFFRKELLWSTEMADLDELILECVEIERKVRVPKPIPLPGVRNILFPFAPNEEESEDEEYYSEDEDQEARRHRLHPKDQRNRMRAFQQEMKEKEEEEMKKEEEMKKEEEEKEEEEEEMKQKEEEEEIRNKNGEEGESKDEEDEDEDGGQKPEREPQQEPGTEETYGEVEEEPLDEAQDDDLDELMEMEPTFVHASSQTSGPTNGYHAENFLGASPPIIQPSRRRNQNRVPLLEGLPGTNSPFYSSPPLIRRTGRLGQRQVRRRPPVLFRLTPRQGGHRAARGRIRV, from the coding sequence ATGTCTGAGGCGGCAGGAAATCTCAACAGCCTCCGCATGGCGAATGTGGCCCTGCGCGAAGAATTAAATGCCCTTCGCGGGGAGAATGCCAATTTGGGCCTCCAGCTCGGGAGAGCCCTGGCCGAGGTTAATTCCTTGCGGGGCAATGTCTCCAGCTACATCCGTTGGCCAGTACCCATAGTGCCTGTCCTTGCGGAGGAGAACTTGGAGTTCGCGCTCAGTGAGATCGAAGCCATTCCCGGGGGAGAACTGCCCTTCTTGTGCCGGCCTCCCCCACGCGCGGAGCCCGACTGTATCTCGGATGATCTTTTGATTAACGTGATCCAGGATCGCAGCACCCCCGACGGGCCCGCTGATCCCCCTCTGCTGCCCATCCCGCCCCCGCCGGCGCTGCCTCCGCCTGCGTCAAAGGAGCCGCCCCCGCAGCCCCCTCTGCCACCGCTGGAGTGGCCTGAGATAGAGCCCTTTTCAGGCGACCCAGTCTACCTGGCTGAATTCCTGATGCAGCTAGAGACCTTCATAGCCGACCATGAGGATCATTTTCCCGGGGGCGCCGAGCGGGTGGCCTTTCTGATCTCCTTTTTCACTGGCGAAGCCAAGGACTGGGCCATCTCGGTCACCCGGGAAGGAAGCCCCTTGCATGCCAACTTCCCGCGCTTCCTGGATGAAATCCGTAAGGAATTCTGTGGCCCCATCCCCCCACGTGTGGCTAAAAAGGCCATTCGCAAGCTCAAGCAGGGCCACTGTACCCTCGGCAGCTATGCAGATGCTTTTCAGTTCCTGGCCCAATTCTTGTCTTGGGATGACTGCCACCTCCAAAACCAGTTCCTCAAAGGCCTGTCGGAATTCTTCCGCAAAGAGCTCTTATGGTCAACAGAAATGGCCGACCTAGATGAGCTGATTCTCGAATGTGTGGAGATAGAAAGAAAAGTGCGCGTTCCCAAGCCTATCCCGCTCCCTGGGGTTCGAAATATCCTCTTCCCTTTTGCTCCCAATGAGGAAGAAAGTGAAGATGAAGAGTACTACAGTGAAGATGAAGACCAGGAGGCACGCAGGCACAGGCTTCACCCCAAAGACCAGAGGAATCGCATGAGGGCTTTTCAGCAAGagatgaaggagaaggaggaggaggagatgaagaaggaggaagaaatgaagaaggaagaggaggagaaggaggaggaggaagaggaaatgaaacagaaagaggaggaggaggagataagGAACAAgaatggggaggaaggagagagtaaggatgaagaagatgaagatgaggatgGGGGCCAGAAACCAGAGCGGGAGCCACAGCAGGAGCCAGGGACTGAGGAGACCTATGGTGAGGTGGAGGAGGAGCCACTGGATGAGGCCCAAGATGATGATCTAGATGAGCTAATGGAGATGGAGCCGACCTTTGTTCACGCCTCATCCCAGACTTCTGGCCCCACAAATGGTTACCACGCCGAAAACTTCCTGGGTGCATCGCCTCCCATAATACAGCCTAGCAGACGGAGGAACCAGAATCGAGTCCCACTTCTGGAAGGCCTTCCAGGCACCAATTCACCATTCTACAGCTCCCCCCCACTGATTCGCCGCACAGGTCGCTTAGGGCAACGCCAAGTTCGAAGACGCCCCCCCGTGCTTTTCCGCCTCACTCCGAGACAGGGGGGCCACCGAGCTGCTCGTGGCCGAATTCGAGTGTGA